A genomic stretch from Chloroflexota bacterium includes:
- a CDS encoding TIGR03619 family F420-dependent LLM class oxidoreductase, whose product MKVGVWIPSVRRMASRDTIRQSILQAERLGYDSLWTIDHVISPVANAAQFGLLYDPLVVMGYAAAITERIQIGVSVLVLPYRHGVLTAKMVASLDDLSNGRIVLGVGAGWNAEESRILGLPFDERGPMTDEYIAIMRELWANPAAKFDGRYTRFSDVEFRPRPAQAGGPPIWVGGSSRAALRRTVEHGDAWHPINRTPAQLREGKADILKLCERFGRATPPTLTLRIDARVVLDDQPYPKPAHAGHVLAGTPSELVDQIAELREIGIEHLSLEFVGRDFADFTAQVDAFAEKVRPHL is encoded by the coding sequence ATGAAGGTCGGTGTCTGGATCCCGAGCGTCCGTCGCATGGCGAGCCGCGACACGATTCGCCAGAGCATCCTGCAGGCCGAGCGGCTCGGCTACGACTCGCTCTGGACCATCGATCATGTCATCTCGCCCGTCGCCAACGCGGCGCAGTTTGGATTGCTCTACGATCCACTGGTCGTGATGGGGTACGCCGCTGCCATCACGGAGCGCATCCAGATCGGCGTCAGCGTGCTGGTGCTGCCGTACCGCCACGGCGTCCTGACCGCCAAGATGGTGGCCTCGCTGGACGACCTCAGCAACGGTCGGATCGTCCTGGGCGTCGGCGCAGGCTGGAACGCCGAGGAGTCGCGCATCCTGGGGCTGCCGTTCGACGAGCGCGGCCCGATGACCGACGAGTACATCGCGATCATGCGCGAGCTGTGGGCAAACCCGGCCGCGAAGTTTGACGGCCGCTACACCCGGTTTTCGGACGTGGAGTTCCGGCCGAGGCCGGCCCAGGCCGGCGGCCCGCCGATCTGGGTCGGGGGGAGCAGCCGGGCGGCGCTCAGGCGAACGGTCGAGCACGGCGACGCCTGGCACCCGATCAACCGTACCCCGGCGCAGCTCCGCGAGGGCAAGGCCGACATCCTGAAGCTGTGCGAGCGCTTCGGGCGGGCCACGCCGCCAACGCTGACCCTCCGCATCGACGCGCGCGTGGTGCTGGACGACCAGCCGTATCCGAAGCCGGCCCATGCTGGACACGTGCTGGCCGGGACGCCGTCCGAGCTGGTCGATCAGATCGCCGAGCTGCGCGAGATCGGTATCGAGCACCTGTCGCTGGAGTTCGTCGGGCGCGACTTCGCGGACTTCACGGCCCAGGTGGACGCGTTCGCGGAGAAGGTCCGCCCGCACCTGTAG
- a CDS encoding inositol monophosphatase produces MMDETPVDVLDLAAVEAAACDIVMLAAATLRERFAGGIRAEQVEFKDKQQRDPVTAVDRAMEALVRGELRRRYPAHGILGEEGTGDAITSELLWVLDPIDGTANFAAGLPMYGLSLGLLRNGAPIVGAVYVPFWPVDGGAVLSASLGNGARIAGKRIMLDAASFRPGGPVAVPPGLRAMFSVTGELAKRPGEARNLGSIVAELAMVATGGFQYAVFGGPKLWDVAAGALIVREAGGVSLTWEGGRWRPIQRFRVPRGRPGKPPPTLRDWVQPVLVAGPGAASHVGAGLRPHPRPTKAVRWLLKQRKTALELAKKTRARLTGKPLPAAEAKPAGPTSALPQDSSSDSSAR; encoded by the coding sequence ATGATGGACGAAACCCCGGTGGACGTGCTCGACCTCGCGGCGGTGGAGGCGGCGGCCTGCGACATTGTGATGCTGGCCGCCGCGACGTTGCGCGAGCGTTTCGCCGGGGGCATTCGGGCCGAGCAGGTCGAGTTCAAGGACAAGCAGCAGCGCGACCCCGTTACCGCTGTCGATCGGGCGATGGAAGCGCTGGTGCGGGGCGAGCTTCGACGCCGTTACCCAGCGCACGGGATCCTCGGCGAAGAGGGCACCGGCGACGCCATCACCAGCGAGTTGCTCTGGGTACTCGATCCGATTGATGGCACCGCGAACTTCGCGGCAGGTCTGCCCATGTACGGGCTGTCGCTCGGGCTGCTCCGCAACGGTGCGCCGATTGTCGGGGCCGTCTACGTGCCGTTCTGGCCGGTGGACGGCGGGGCGGTCCTGAGCGCATCGCTGGGGAACGGCGCGCGGATCGCCGGCAAGCGCATCATGCTCGACGCCGCCAGCTTCCGACCGGGTGGGCCGGTCGCGGTGCCGCCGGGCCTACGCGCCATGTTCTCGGTGACCGGCGAGCTGGCGAAGCGGCCCGGCGAGGCCAGAAACCTCGGGAGCATCGTCGCTGAGCTGGCGATGGTGGCGACCGGCGGCTTCCAGTACGCTGTCTTCGGCGGGCCGAAACTCTGGGATGTGGCCGCCGGCGCGCTGATCGTGCGGGAGGCCGGCGGCGTCTCGCTGACCTGGGAGGGCGGGCGCTGGCGACCGATTCAGCGTTTCCGCGTGCCGCGTGGCCGCCCTGGCAAGCCGCCGCCGACCCTGCGCGACTGGGTCCAGCCGGTCCTGGTGGCCGGGCCGGGCGCGGCGAGCCACGTCGGCGCTGGCCTCCGACCGCATCCGCGCCCCACGAAGGCCGTCCGCTGGCTGCTGAAGCAGCGCAAGACGGCGCTCGAGCTCGCAAAGAAGACCCGGGCGCGTTTGACAGGGAAGCCGTTGCCGGCGGCGGAAGCGAAGCCAGCCGGTCCAACATCCGCGCTGCCCCAGGACTCCTCAAGCGACTCGTCTGCTCGCTGA
- a CDS encoding MFS transporter, with translation MRDWRAVNGLFLVSTFLEGLAFGHTTAYMPLFLAELGLTPAEISAWTGLLYAAMTAVAFPLAPFWGAVAERYSRRLVIVRSQYLAALAYLLLSFAPNVWVVLVARILLGLTFGNIAVVIATQAAFTPKHHLGMSIATIQAAMPVAASIGPPVGAVLIEAIGLRGLFLVDTSLALIAALLVTFLMPEPERHSRTTSILARTGQTLSLVWRQRGLRWNFLCWLLSVGARAVVEVYLPVRITEIAENPAPAIGFILGVSGIVTAVSTLATSRLVDDHGGIRWFVPSMLLATVVTCGIAVAPNLWVLAALTWIRALPFAAANTILYAHLTRVVPPVDQTAVLSLTPMPRNTAMFLFPIAAAAIAPFGVSLAIGVGAAAYLGAVVVGWLTARVTPAEIAARQRAHEAEVGA, from the coding sequence GTGCGGGATTGGCGTGCTGTCAACGGTCTGTTTCTCGTCTCCACCTTCCTCGAAGGGCTGGCATTCGGGCACACCACCGCCTACATGCCGCTCTTCCTGGCCGAGCTGGGCCTGACGCCAGCCGAGATCAGCGCCTGGACCGGCCTGCTCTACGCCGCGATGACGGCGGTGGCGTTCCCGCTCGCGCCGTTTTGGGGGGCCGTTGCGGAGCGCTACTCGCGGCGGCTGGTCATCGTGCGGAGCCAGTATCTCGCAGCGCTGGCCTACCTGCTGCTGTCGTTTGCGCCCAACGTCTGGGTGGTGCTGGTCGCCAGGATCCTGCTCGGATTGACCTTTGGAAACATCGCCGTCGTGATCGCGACCCAGGCCGCCTTCACGCCGAAGCACCACCTGGGGATGTCCATCGCCACCATCCAGGCCGCGATGCCGGTGGCCGCCAGCATCGGGCCGCCGGTCGGCGCGGTGCTGATCGAGGCGATCGGGCTGCGCGGCCTGTTTCTGGTCGATACGTCGCTGGCGCTGATCGCCGCGTTGCTGGTGACGTTCCTGATGCCAGAGCCGGAGCGGCACAGTCGAACGACCTCGATCCTGGCGCGGACCGGCCAGACGCTGTCGCTGGTCTGGCGGCAGCGGGGCCTGCGCTGGAACTTCCTGTGCTGGCTGTTGAGCGTCGGGGCGCGAGCAGTCGTCGAAGTCTACCTGCCGGTCCGCATCACCGAGATCGCCGAGAACCCCGCGCCGGCTATCGGCTTCATCCTCGGCGTGAGCGGCATCGTGACGGCCGTCTCCACGCTCGCGACCTCGCGGCTGGTGGACGACCACGGCGGCATCCGCTGGTTCGTGCCATCGATGCTCCTGGCCACGGTCGTGACCTGCGGCATCGCCGTCGCACCGAACCTGTGGGTGCTGGCCGCGCTGACCTGGATCCGGGCGTTGCCGTTCGCCGCCGCCAATACGATCCTGTATGCCCACTTGACGCGGGTGGTGCCGCCAGTCGATCAGACGGCGGTGCTTTCGCTGACGCCGATGCCCCGCAACACGGCGATGTTCCTGTTCCCGATTGCTGCCGCCGCCATCGCGCCATTCGGGGTGTCGCTGGCCATCGGCGTGGGTGCGGCGGCCTACCTCGGCGCGGTCGTCGTCGGTTGGCTCACCGCCCGTGTGACGCCGGCCGAGATCGCCGCGCGGCAGCGCGCCCACGAGGCCGAGGTGGGCGCGTAA
- a CDS encoding glycosyltransferase family 39 protein, whose amino-acid sequence MTADAAAERLTRRLPTPPVWLVLAVVGVAALGMRLAFLLRAPVFIIGDSENYFWPGYQLAREIGFDLELRRTPGYPLFIALVVRSVGEDLAALALVQHLLGVLLCLIVATLAVRYWGRWTGLLAGLLVGLSGPLLVAEQYVMAETLFIPLASVAVGWLALTLERPRWWSLFAGGLLIGAAALTRPVGLVLAVAVVLTVPVAVWLRQRASAPSSSLGRQVRAVMPPCVGLIAALIGGVALVWVPWMLRNAAVHGSFSAEGNAGQTLVGRAMRHDKGFAFENPSDPDPARQRAREIMRGGRGGFVSPVRDRIKRDLGLNDAEANRLMRDLALEAILRQPDYYLLGTVRWFAQLAQGSPERYRDHWQTRKDSGSREEWESFKDIRHLLGPPSPLQERQYGEAEVLISVFQSSRYGPLIPLLAAVGALGLALGVGARERRVGVALFLALVVVGLLAAAVAMVAPLPRYRYPIEPLLGLLAAGGAATVVGAARAAIGRTQAGGAGRRHTVSTDASPA is encoded by the coding sequence ATGACAGCCGACGCTGCCGCCGAACGTCTCACGCGCCGATTGCCGACCCCTCCCGTCTGGCTGGTGCTGGCCGTCGTCGGGGTGGCGGCGCTCGGCATGCGGCTGGCATTCCTCCTGCGCGCGCCGGTGTTCATCATCGGCGACAGCGAGAACTATTTCTGGCCCGGTTACCAGCTTGCCCGCGAGATCGGATTCGATCTCGAACTGCGGCGAACGCCGGGCTACCCGCTGTTCATCGCGCTGGTGGTGCGGAGCGTCGGGGAAGACCTGGCGGCGCTGGCGTTGGTGCAGCACCTCCTGGGCGTCCTGCTCTGCCTGATCGTGGCGACGCTGGCGGTGCGCTACTGGGGCCGCTGGACTGGTCTGCTCGCGGGGCTCCTGGTTGGCTTGAGCGGGCCGCTGCTGGTGGCCGAGCAGTACGTGATGGCCGAGACCCTGTTCATCCCGTTGGCGAGCGTCGCCGTCGGGTGGCTGGCGCTCACGCTTGAGCGTCCACGCTGGTGGAGCCTGTTCGCAGGCGGGCTGCTGATCGGCGCGGCGGCGCTGACCCGGCCGGTGGGGCTGGTGCTGGCCGTCGCCGTCGTCCTGACCGTTCCGGTCGCCGTCTGGCTGCGTCAGCGGGCCAGTGCGCCGTCCTCGTCGCTCGGGCGGCAGGTGCGGGCCGTCATGCCGCCATGCGTGGGGCTGATCGCCGCGCTCATCGGCGGGGTTGCGCTGGTGTGGGTGCCCTGGATGCTCCGAAACGCCGCCGTTCACGGCAGCTTCAGCGCCGAGGGCAACGCCGGCCAGACGCTGGTCGGGCGGGCCATGCGCCACGACAAGGGGTTCGCCTTCGAGAATCCGTCCGATCCGGACCCGGCCCGGCAGCGGGCGCGCGAGATCATGCGCGGTGGTCGCGGCGGCTTCGTCTCGCCAGTCCGCGACCGCATCAAGCGCGACCTCGGCCTGAACGACGCCGAGGCCAATAGGCTGATGCGCGATCTCGCGCTGGAGGCGATCCTGCGGCAGCCCGACTACTATCTGCTCGGGACCGTGCGTTGGTTCGCACAACTGGCCCAGGGATCTCCTGAGCGCTACCGCGACCACTGGCAGACCCGCAAGGACAGTGGCAGCCGCGAGGAGTGGGAATCGTTCAAGGATATCCGCCACCTGCTCGGACCGCCGTCGCCGCTCCAGGAACGCCAGTACGGCGAGGCCGAGGTGCTGATCTCCGTCTTCCAGTCATCGCGATACGGTCCACTGATTCCCCTGCTGGCGGCGGTCGGTGCATTGGGCTTGGCGCTCGGGGTCGGGGCGCGCGAGCGGCGGGTCGGCGTGGCGCTGTTCCTCGCGCTGGTGGTGGTCGGGCTGTTGGCGGCTGCCGTCGCGATGGTCGCGCCGCTGCCGCGCTACCGCTACCCGATTGAGCCGCTGCTCGGGCTGCTGGCGGCCGGTGGCGCGGCGACCGTGGTCGGCGCCGCCCGGGCGGCTATCGGGCGCACACAGGCGGGCGGGGCCGGGCGTCGTCACACGGTCAGCACCGACGCCTCGCCGGCCTGA
- a CDS encoding MFS transporter, whose translation MQQARSSTAPPPMTATGTGRIADSTTFRPFHAWITLLAGLAFMGNGLDLSVVSFALPGMRAELGLSPADVGFVLPMAGIGQLIGSITMGSLADRIGRRLTFVLTGCLAGLGVGLASLAPSALAFGCLLLVAGVGVGGVAPAASALLSELAPPAYRGRMMAWTQVFWVAGWSIAATLGGWFEASLGWRGILAVGGLPIILALICWFVVPESPRFLMASGHPEKAHALAKRLAERHGILVPVVAPHASATRLSVIGQLAIIWGPRFRRRTFALWTTWMAMNAVFSGPVYMLPVVLEGMGAPNPLQLSAYVGYAMIPAGFVSVWAIDRSGRRPLMIVSLALAAFGALGVALGMTPLVVVLGGAALSAGALAAWPVALAWASEQYPTQLRGAAAGWAAGVSRIGSTSAPLIIGQLLTLTGGHTWAILPFSVALFLAVLSVSIFAGETANRTLEELTREK comes from the coding sequence ATGCAGCAGGCCCGGAGCAGCACTGCTCCACCGCCGATGACGGCCACGGGAACCGGCCGCATCGCCGACAGCACGACCTTTCGGCCGTTTCACGCCTGGATCACCCTGCTGGCGGGGCTGGCGTTCATGGGGAACGGCCTCGATCTGAGCGTGGTGAGCTTCGCGCTGCCCGGCATGCGCGCCGAGCTTGGCCTGTCGCCAGCCGACGTGGGCTTCGTGCTGCCGATGGCAGGCATCGGCCAGTTGATCGGCTCGATCACGATGGGATCGCTGGCGGACCGCATCGGGCGTCGCCTCACCTTCGTGCTGACCGGCTGTCTGGCGGGCCTGGGCGTCGGGCTGGCGTCACTCGCGCCGAGCGCGCTGGCGTTCGGCTGTCTGCTGCTGGTCGCTGGCGTGGGCGTGGGCGGCGTGGCGCCCGCCGCCAGCGCGCTCCTGAGCGAGCTGGCGCCGCCGGCCTATCGTGGCCGCATGATGGCCTGGACGCAGGTCTTCTGGGTGGCCGGCTGGTCGATTGCCGCCACGCTCGGCGGCTGGTTCGAGGCGTCGCTCGGCTGGCGCGGCATCCTGGCCGTCGGCGGCCTGCCGATCATCCTGGCCCTGATCTGCTGGTTCGTCGTGCCGGAGTCGCCGCGCTTCCTGATGGCCAGCGGTCATCCTGAGAAGGCGCACGCGCTGGCGAAGCGGCTGGCGGAGCGTCACGGCATCCTGGTGCCGGTCGTCGCGCCGCACGCCTCGGCGACCCGTCTCTCGGTGATCGGCCAGCTTGCCATCATCTGGGGGCCGCGGTTCCGGCGGCGGACGTTCGCCCTGTGGACGACCTGGATGGCGATGAACGCCGTCTTCTCCGGGCCGGTCTACATGCTGCCGGTCGTGCTCGAAGGGATGGGCGCACCGAACCCGCTGCAACTGAGCGCCTACGTCGGCTACGCGATGATCCCGGCCGGCTTCGTGTCGGTCTGGGCGATCGACCGCTCCGGACGCCGCCCGCTGATGATCGTCTCGCTGGCGCTGGCCGCGTTCGGTGCGCTGGGCGTCGCGCTCGGGATGACGCCGCTGGTGGTTGTGCTCGGCGGGGCCGCCCTCTCCGCGGGCGCGCTGGCGGCGTGGCCCGTGGCGCTGGCGTGGGCCTCGGAGCAGTACCCGACGCAGCTACGGGGCGCGGCAGCCGGCTGGGCGGCCGGGGTCTCGCGCATCGGCTCGACGTCCGCGCCGCTGATCATCGGGCAGCTGCTGACACTGACGGGCGGCCACACCTGGGCCATCCTGCCGTTCTCGGTGGCGCTGTTCCTGGCGGTCTTGAGCGTCAGCATCTTCGCCGGGGAGACGGCGAACCGCACGCTGGAAGAGCTGACGCGGGAGAAGTGA
- a CDS encoding OsmC family protein: MDVRALQRPLKEQYRADPTTSQITLTARGSQTDAPISCSVDIGRAIYDAQAHAGVGGAGTGACSGDLLLGALAACAQITCQMVATAMGVPTRRIEVIVEGDLDLRGTLGIARDVPIGFSEIRTRFEVDAPDATPEQLAALEEKTEQYCVVMRTLQETPRLTTTWTAPPS, encoded by the coding sequence ATGGACGTGCGAGCGCTTCAACGACCGCTCAAAGAGCAGTATCGGGCAGACCCGACCACGTCGCAGATCACGCTGACCGCGCGCGGCAGCCAGACGGACGCGCCGATCTCGTGCTCGGTCGATATCGGCCGGGCGATCTACGATGCCCAGGCCCACGCTGGCGTCGGCGGCGCAGGGACGGGCGCCTGCTCGGGTGACTTGCTCCTGGGCGCCCTGGCGGCCTGCGCTCAGATCACCTGCCAGATGGTGGCGACGGCGATGGGCGTGCCGACGCGCCGGATTGAGGTGATCGTCGAGGGCGATCTCGATCTGCGCGGCACACTGGGCATCGCGCGGGATGTGCCGATTGGCTTCTCCGAGATCCGCACCCGCTTCGAGGTCGATGCGCCCGACGCCACGCCCGAACAGCTGGCCGCGCTCGAGGAGAAGACCGAGCAGTACTGTGTGGTCATGCGGACGCTGCAGGAGACACCACGCCTGACCACCACCTGGACGGCGCCGCCCTCCTGA
- a CDS encoding site-2 protease family protein: protein MESSFTVARIRGIPIGVHYTWGIAVVLMTWSLAAGYFPMTYPGWSREAYWLVGAASAVLLFISVLLHELCHSVVAQARGLVVSSITLFIFGGVSNIASESDDPQDEFLVAVVGPVSSLAISGVCWLALQALPSATSPLGALVSYLATVNLMLAIFNILPGFPLDGGRVLRAILWGATRSVVRGTTIATVVGQILAFGFIGYGLLLIFEGSALSGLWIGFIGWFLNSAAEATRRHVQMEEGFRGITVARVMAPDPPFIAPALSVRELVDEYILRRGLRALPVAQDGQIVGLVTLTDIKKLDEAEWGRNSVGAIMTRAPIEAVGPGEPVTKALERIVQRDINQLLVVDRDGTLLGILSRSDVMRFLQIRSELRMRQG, encoded by the coding sequence ATGGAAAGCTCGTTCACCGTCGCGCGGATTCGTGGGATACCGATTGGCGTTCACTACACCTGGGGCATCGCCGTCGTCCTGATGACGTGGTCGCTGGCCGCCGGGTACTTCCCGATGACCTACCCTGGCTGGTCCCGAGAGGCCTACTGGCTGGTCGGCGCGGCGTCAGCAGTGCTGCTGTTCATCTCGGTGCTGCTCCACGAGCTGTGCCACTCCGTAGTGGCGCAGGCACGTGGGCTGGTGGTGAGCAGCATCACCCTGTTCATCTTCGGCGGCGTGTCCAACATCGCCAGCGAGTCTGACGATCCCCAGGACGAGTTCCTGGTGGCGGTGGTCGGACCGGTGTCGAGCCTGGCGATCTCTGGCGTTTGCTGGCTGGCGCTCCAGGCGCTCCCAAGCGCCACGTCGCCGCTCGGGGCGCTGGTCTCCTACCTTGCCACCGTCAACCTGATGCTGGCGATCTTCAACATCCTGCCCGGCTTCCCGCTCGACGGCGGCCGGGTGCTCCGCGCGATCCTCTGGGGCGCGACCCGGAGCGTGGTCCGTGGCACGACCATCGCCACGGTAGTCGGCCAGATCCTCGCGTTCGGGTTCATCGGATACGGGCTGCTGCTGATCTTCGAGGGCTCGGCCCTGAGCGGCCTCTGGATCGGGTTCATCGGCTGGTTCCTCAACAGCGCCGCCGAGGCGACCCGCCGCCACGTTCAGATGGAGGAGGGCTTCCGAGGCATCACGGTCGCTCGAGTGATGGCTCCTGATCCGCCGTTCATCGCGCCGGCGCTGTCGGTCCGCGAGCTGGTGGACGAGTACATCCTGCGACGCGGTCTGCGAGCGCTGCCGGTGGCCCAGGACGGACAGATCGTCGGCCTCGTCACGCTCACCGACATCAAGAAGCTTGACGAGGCCGAGTGGGGTCGCAACTCGGTTGGCGCAATCATGACGCGAGCGCCGATTGAGGCTGTTGGTCCTGGTGAGCCGGTCACCAAGGCGCTGGAGCGCATCGTACAGCGCGATATCAACCAGTTGCTGGTGGTGGATCGGGACGGCACGCTGCTCGGGATCTTGAGTCGAAGCGACGTGATGCGGTTCTTGCAGATCCGGAGCGAGCTGCGGATGAGGCAGGGGTAG
- a CDS encoding protein kinase — MLELAPGTTLGAYVITARLGRGGMATVYQAHHPALDRNVAIKVLWPTLAETPGFLERFRREARAASRLRHPHILTVYDFGEHDGIAYMVTELLPGGSLAERLGHPLPYTEILRVLRGIGSALDVAHRAGLIHRDVKPSNILFTRDGEPVLADFGIARLLETEEQNLTVSGTMIGTPHYMAPELATGDEIGPFSDLYSLGVVLYEMLTGELPFQRDTPLATIRAHIHEPAPPVSGKVRRTTAAVDRVVAQALAKEPRQRCRSGVALATAFEDALLGDDPPTPRPGTIAPIRPTTPRPAPGPGDTWSGTPPPGAVNPGYRRETYGGVSGPGGGYPPGSSAPGPPPHYPTGSGPYQPGPGSDAGRWHGQATPHPDYGEVIPGPPADAWSNQVSDTERWRQVTARPEQPRRVWPLALIIVLLIGVAATVGAYVARSRGYELPFSMPDLPSLPPARTPATPTVVTATPTPVGSVVGPGGPGAPAVGGSPSPAASPTVNAQAPPPSPSPPATEPTSTPTVTAEPSPTPSATPEPPTATPTPDPIRGPLAVQIVSPADGEQVPARPPIIGRKAGAQSPDEHLWLLIHPEGSADNWWPYKGEVLTERDGSWQLTDVEIGGPPGSQHVLAIGVVDEQTHQAILTQIRTEQDEPFVGGQPPGFRELSRVTVVKQ, encoded by the coding sequence ATGCTGGAGTTGGCCCCCGGTACAACACTCGGCGCGTACGTCATCACCGCTCGCCTCGGGCGCGGTGGCATGGCGACCGTGTACCAGGCACATCACCCGGCGCTGGATCGCAATGTCGCGATCAAAGTCCTGTGGCCGACGCTCGCCGAGACGCCCGGCTTCCTGGAGCGCTTCCGCCGTGAGGCCCGTGCTGCATCGCGGCTGCGCCATCCGCACATCCTGACCGTCTACGACTTCGGCGAGCATGATGGCATCGCCTACATGGTCACGGAGCTGTTGCCGGGCGGGTCGCTGGCCGAGCGGCTCGGACATCCCCTGCCATACACCGAGATCCTGCGTGTTCTGCGCGGCATCGGGTCGGCTCTCGACGTGGCCCACCGGGCCGGGCTGATCCACCGCGACGTGAAGCCGTCCAACATCCTCTTCACGCGCGACGGCGAGCCAGTCCTGGCCGACTTCGGCATCGCCCGGCTGCTGGAGACGGAGGAGCAGAACCTCACCGTCAGCGGCACGATGATCGGCACGCCGCACTACATGGCCCCGGAGCTGGCGACCGGCGATGAGATCGGGCCGTTCAGCGACCTCTATTCGCTCGGCGTCGTGCTGTACGAGATGCTGACGGGCGAGTTGCCGTTTCAGCGTGACACGCCGCTCGCGACCATCCGCGCCCACATCCACGAGCCAGCCCCGCCGGTCTCGGGAAAGGTCCGACGGACCACGGCGGCTGTGGACAGGGTCGTGGCGCAGGCGCTCGCCAAGGAGCCACGCCAGCGCTGCCGGAGCGGCGTTGCGCTGGCAACAGCTTTCGAGGATGCGCTCCTGGGAGACGATCCGCCGACGCCGCGCCCCGGGACCATCGCCCCGATCCGCCCGACCACGCCTCGCCCGGCCCCCGGACCTGGGGACACCTGGAGCGGGACACCGCCGCCTGGCGCCGTCAATCCGGGCTACAGGCGCGAAACGTACGGAGGCGTGAGCGGACCGGGCGGCGGCTACCCGCCCGGGTCAAGCGCCCCGGGGCCGCCGCCGCACTATCCAACCGGATCCGGTCCGTATCAGCCAGGCCCAGGAAGCGATGCTGGCCGGTGGCACGGTCAAGCAACCCCGCATCCCGACTACGGCGAGGTCATCCCAGGTCCGCCCGCTGACGCCTGGTCGAATCAGGTCAGCGACACCGAGCGTTGGCGTCAGGTCACAGCGCGGCCAGAGCAGCCGCGCCGGGTCTGGCCGCTGGCGCTCATCATCGTACTGCTGATCGGGGTGGCCGCCACGGTGGGAGCGTACGTCGCCCGTTCGCGCGGCTACGAGCTTCCATTTTCGATGCCGGATCTCCCAAGCCTCCCCCCGGCGCGGACGCCGGCCACGCCGACGGTGGTGACGGCGACGCCTACCCCGGTCGGCTCAGTCGTGGGTCCGGGCGGGCCGGGCGCGCCCGCTGTGGGTGGGTCGCCCTCACCGGCGGCCTCTCCGACGGTGAACGCGCAGGCGCCGCCGCCATCGCCGAGTCCGCCGGCGACCGAGCCGACCAGCACGCCGACGGTGACCGCTGAGCCGTCCCCGACGCCATCCGCCACCCCGGAGCCGCCCACGGCCACGCCGACCCCGGACCCGATCCGAGGCCCTCTGGCCGTGCAGATCGTGTCGCCGGCCGATGGCGAGCAGGTGCCTGCCCGCCCGCCCATCATCGGGCGGAAGGCTGGCGCACAGTCACCTGACGAGCACCTGTGGTTGCTGATTCACCCCGAAGGCAGCGCCGACAACTGGTGGCCGTACAAGGGCGAGGTGCTGACCGAACGCGATGGCAGCTGGCAGCTTACGGATGTCGAGATCGGCGGCCCGCCGGGATCGCAGCACGTGCTGGCCATCGGGGTCGTCGACGAGCAGACGCACCAGGCGATCCTGACCCAGATCCGCACCGAGCAGGATGAGCCGTTCGTCGGCGGGCAGCCGCCCGGCTTCCGAGAGCTGTCCCGCGTCACCGTGGTCAAGCAGTAA
- a CDS encoding M15 family metallopeptidase, which produces MSQLALRLQVERNAVIRDASGQVTSVFGLPANEARLLLLPVTRQRGLPDGYEPPDLTYYGGRLVRALIKPDLVAMVEAAGRDNVELAAISAYRSPDEQALAFESAVWRAVARERTPEGTPIDRAEAESRSARFVAPPGHSQHQLGTAVDFSSWENNYALNPRFAETQAGLWLEQHAWEYGFVLPYPRDGEARSGYAYEAWHYRWIGRDLAAVLQRDGYLGSSSAIVDDYLRAVEELLAFEAVP; this is translated from the coding sequence TTGTCCCAGCTTGCCCTCAGATTGCAGGTCGAGCGGAACGCCGTCATCCGCGACGCGTCCGGGCAGGTCACCAGCGTGTTCGGGCTGCCGGCGAACGAGGCGCGGCTGCTCCTCCTGCCAGTCACCCGGCAGCGCGGCCTGCCGGACGGCTACGAGCCGCCGGACCTGACGTACTACGGCGGGCGACTGGTTCGCGCGCTGATCAAACCCGACCTGGTCGCGATGGTCGAGGCGGCCGGCCGCGACAACGTCGAGCTGGCGGCGATCTCCGCCTACCGCTCGCCCGACGAGCAGGCCCTGGCGTTTGAGTCGGCGGTCTGGCGGGCGGTCGCCCGCGAGCGGACCCCGGAGGGTACACCCATCGACCGCGCCGAGGCCGAGAGCCGTTCTGCGCGCTTCGTTGCGCCGCCCGGCCACTCGCAGCACCAGCTTGGAACGGCGGTCGACTTCTCAAGCTGGGAGAACAACTACGCGCTCAACCCGCGCTTTGCCGAGACGCAGGCCGGCCTGTGGCTCGAACAGCACGCCTGGGAGTACGGGTTCGTGCTGCCCTACCCGCGCGACGGCGAGGCACGTTCAGGCTACGCCTACGAAGCGTGGCACTATCGGTGGATCGGGCGCGACCTCGCAGCTGTTCTCCAACGGGACGGGTACCTCGGGTCGTCAAGCGCGATCGTCGACGACTACCTTCGGGCCGTCGAGGAGCTGCTGGCGTTCGAGGCCGTGCCCTGA